In one Grus americana isolate bGruAme1 chromosome 1, bGruAme1.mat, whole genome shotgun sequence genomic region, the following are encoded:
- the KRAS gene encoding GTPase KRas isoform X13 has product MTEYKLVVVGAGGVGKSALTIQLIQNHFVDEYDPTIEDSYRKQVVIDGETCLLDILDTAGQEEYSAMRDQYMRTGEGFLCVFAINNTKSFEDIHHYREQIKRVKDSEDVPMVLVGNKCDLPSRTVDTKQAQDLARSYGIPFIETSAKTRQRVEDAFYTLVREIRQYRVKKISKEEKTPGVLMMPSIH; this is encoded by the exons atgacagaatataAACTTGTTGTCGTTGGAGCTGGTGGTGTAGGCAAGAGCGCCCTGACAATACAGCTAATTCAGAATCACTTTGTGGATGAATATGACCCTACAATAGAG gaTTCCTACAGGAAGCAAGTAGTAATTGATGGAGAAACTTGTCTCTTGGATATTCTCGATACAGCAGGTCAAGAAGAATACAGTGCAATGAGGGATCAGTATATGAGAACAGGGGAAGGCTTCCTCTGTGTATTTGCTATAAACAATACAAAGTCTTTTGAAGATATTCACCATTATAG gGAACAAATAAAGAGAGTTAAAGACTCTGAAGATGTCCCAATGGTGCTAGTAGGAAACAAATGTGATTTGCCTTCCAGAACAGTAGATACAAAACAAGCTCAGGATTTAGCAAGAAGTTACGGAATTCCTTTCATTGAAACATCAGCAAAGACAAGACAG AGAGTGGAGGATGCTTTTTATACATTGGTGCGAGAGATTCGACAGtacagagtgaaaaaaatcagcaaagaagaaaagactccAGG GGTGTTGATGATGCCTTCTATACATTAG
- the KRAS gene encoding GTPase KRas isoform X12: MTEYKLVVVGAGGVGKSALTIQLIQNHFVDEYDPTIEDSYRKQVVIDGETCLLDILDTAGQEEYSAMRDQYMRTGEGFLCVFAINNTKSFEDIHHYREQIKRVKDSEDVPMVLVGNKCDLPSRTVDTKQAQDLARSYGIPFIETSAKTRQGVDDAFYTLVREIRKHKEKMSKDGKKKKKKTKTKCIIM, from the exons atgacagaatataAACTTGTTGTCGTTGGAGCTGGTGGTGTAGGCAAGAGCGCCCTGACAATACAGCTAATTCAGAATCACTTTGTGGATGAATATGACCCTACAATAGAG gaTTCCTACAGGAAGCAAGTAGTAATTGATGGAGAAACTTGTCTCTTGGATATTCTCGATACAGCAGGTCAAGAAGAATACAGTGCAATGAGGGATCAGTATATGAGAACAGGGGAAGGCTTCCTCTGTGTATTTGCTATAAACAATACAAAGTCTTTTGAAGATATTCACCATTATAG gGAACAAATAAAGAGAGTTAAAGACTCTGAAGATGTCCCAATGGTGCTAGTAGGAAACAAATGTGATTTGCCTTCCAGAACAGTAGATACAAAACAAGCTCAGGATTTAGCAAGAAGTTACGGAATTCCTTTCATTGAAACATCAGCAAAGACAAGACAG GGTGTTGATGATGCCTTCTATACATTAGTTCGAGaaatcagaaaacacaaagagaagATGAGCAAAGAtggtaaaaagaagaaaaagaagacaaagacaAAGTGTATAATTATGTAA
- the KRAS gene encoding GTPase KRas isoform X11, which yields MTEYKLVVVGAGGVGKSALTIQLIQNHFVDEYDPTIEDSYRKQVVIDGETCLLDILDTAGQEEYSAMRDQYMRTGEGFLCVFAINNTKSFEDIHHYREQIKRVKDSEDVPMVLVGNKCDLPSRTVDTKQAQDLARSYGIPFIETSAKTRQRVEDAFYTLVREIRQYRVKKISKEEKTPGCVKIKKCLVM from the exons atgacagaatataAACTTGTTGTCGTTGGAGCTGGTGGTGTAGGCAAGAGCGCCCTGACAATACAGCTAATTCAGAATCACTTTGTGGATGAATATGACCCTACAATAGAG gaTTCCTACAGGAAGCAAGTAGTAATTGATGGAGAAACTTGTCTCTTGGATATTCTCGATACAGCAGGTCAAGAAGAATACAGTGCAATGAGGGATCAGTATATGAGAACAGGGGAAGGCTTCCTCTGTGTATTTGCTATAAACAATACAAAGTCTTTTGAAGATATTCACCATTATAG gGAACAAATAAAGAGAGTTAAAGACTCTGAAGATGTCCCAATGGTGCTAGTAGGAAACAAATGTGATTTGCCTTCCAGAACAGTAGATACAAAACAAGCTCAGGATTTAGCAAGAAGTTACGGAATTCCTTTCATTGAAACATCAGCAAAGACAAGACAG AGAGTGGAGGATGCTTTTTATACATTGGTGCGAGAGATTCGACAGtacagagtgaaaaaaatcagcaaagaagaaaagactccAGGGTGcgtgaaaattaaaaaatgccttGTAATGTAA